A region from the Hylaeus volcanicus isolate JK05 chromosome 6, UHH_iyHylVolc1.0_haploid, whole genome shotgun sequence genome encodes:
- the LOC128877966 gene encoding coiled-coil domain-containing protein 28A isoform X2 — protein MVEESGCGELQQLVQEEECEEPLSHGGEATPPSTPARSKHPSKNDTHSSHVSQQILWESNTQTSPIVSKGSSGQATSQGSMVSGRAVNLSNYGNQSRLSYMNEKEKQRPNRPEPSRINRQHKEVPDVRRMEQALLQLLEDFHSGSLRAFGKDCSMEQMTEIREQQERLARLHFELGQKQEIGGDQSDLRHSSTNMRNLLQRLQQLSVCIEKLHSK, from the exons ATGGTTGAAGAATCAGGATGTGGCGAACTACAACAATTAGTTCAAGAGGAAGAATGCGAAGAACCATTAAGTCATGGTGGAGAAGCCACACCACCTTCGACACCAGCAAGGTCTAAACATCcaagtaaaaatgatacacATAGTTCTCACGTATCG CAACAAATATTATGGGAAAGTAATACGCAAACATCACCAATTGTTAGCAAAGGTAGTTCTGGTCAAGCGACAAGTCAAGGATCTATGGTTTCTGGAAGAGCTGTGAATCTTTCAAATTATGGTAATCAATCGCGTCTAAGTTATAtgaacgagaaagaaaaacagagaCCAAATCGACCTGAACCTTCGAGAATTAATCGTCAACATAAAG AAGTTCCTGATGTTCGGCGTATGGAACAAGCTTTGTTACAGCTTTTGGAAGATTTTCATAGCGGCAGTTTACGAGCATTTG gGAAAGACTGCAGTATGGAGCAAATGACTGAAATACGGGAGCAACAGGAACGATTAGCTAGACTTCATTTTGAGTTAGGTCAAAAACAAGAAATAGGTGGAGATCAATCGGATCTTCGTCATTCGAGTACTAATATGCGGAATTTATTGCAACGTCTCCAACAGCTTAGTGTTTGTATCGAAAAATTACACAGTAaatga
- the LOC128877966 gene encoding coiled-coil domain-containing protein 28A isoform X3, giving the protein MVEESGCGELQQLVQEEECEEPLSHGGEATPPSTPARSKHPSKNDTHSSHVSQQILWESNTQTSPIVSKGSSGQATSQGSMVSGRAVNLSNYGNQSRLSYMNEKEKQRPNRPEPSRINRQHKVPDVRRMEQALLQLLEDFHSGSLRAFGKDCSMEQMTEIREQQERLARLHFELGQKQEIGGDQSDLRHSSTNMRNLLQRLQQLSVCIEKLHSK; this is encoded by the exons ATGGTTGAAGAATCAGGATGTGGCGAACTACAACAATTAGTTCAAGAGGAAGAATGCGAAGAACCATTAAGTCATGGTGGAGAAGCCACACCACCTTCGACACCAGCAAGGTCTAAACATCcaagtaaaaatgatacacATAGTTCTCACGTATCG CAACAAATATTATGGGAAAGTAATACGCAAACATCACCAATTGTTAGCAAAGGTAGTTCTGGTCAAGCGACAAGTCAAGGATCTATGGTTTCTGGAAGAGCTGTGAATCTTTCAAATTATGGTAATCAATCGCGTCTAAGTTATAtgaacgagaaagaaaaacagagaCCAAATCGACCTGAACCTTCGAGAATTAATCGTCAACATAAAG TTCCTGATGTTCGGCGTATGGAACAAGCTTTGTTACAGCTTTTGGAAGATTTTCATAGCGGCAGTTTACGAGCATTTG gGAAAGACTGCAGTATGGAGCAAATGACTGAAATACGGGAGCAACAGGAACGATTAGCTAGACTTCATTTTGAGTTAGGTCAAAAACAAGAAATAGGTGGAGATCAATCGGATCTTCGTCATTCGAGTACTAATATGCGGAATTTATTGCAACGTCTCCAACAGCTTAGTGTTTGTATCGAAAAATTACACAGTAaatga
- the LOC128877966 gene encoding uncharacterized protein LOC128877966 isoform X1, giving the protein MVEESGCGELQQLVQEEECEEPLSHGGEATPPSTPARSKHPSKNDTHSSHVSQQILWESNTQTSPIVSKGSSGQATSQGSMVSGRAVNLSNYGNQSRLSYMNEKEKQRPNRPEPSRINRQHKGMAPCKHHCFLSEVPDVRRMEQALLQLLEDFHSGSLRAFGKDCSMEQMTEIREQQERLARLHFELGQKQEIGGDQSDLRHSSTNMRNLLQRLQQLSVCIEKLHSK; this is encoded by the exons ATGGTTGAAGAATCAGGATGTGGCGAACTACAACAATTAGTTCAAGAGGAAGAATGCGAAGAACCATTAAGTCATGGTGGAGAAGCCACACCACCTTCGACACCAGCAAGGTCTAAACATCcaagtaaaaatgatacacATAGTTCTCACGTATCG CAACAAATATTATGGGAAAGTAATACGCAAACATCACCAATTGTTAGCAAAGGTAGTTCTGGTCAAGCGACAAGTCAAGGATCTATGGTTTCTGGAAGAGCTGTGAATCTTTCAAATTATGGTAATCAATCGCGTCTAAGTTATAtgaacgagaaagaaaaacagagaCCAAATCGACCTGAACCTTCGAGAATTAATCGTCAACATAAAG GTATGGCGCCATGCAAACATCATTGCTTTTTATCAGAAGTTCCTGATGTTCGGCGTATGGAACAAGCTTTGTTACAGCTTTTGGAAGATTTTCATAGCGGCAGTTTACGAGCATTTG gGAAAGACTGCAGTATGGAGCAAATGACTGAAATACGGGAGCAACAGGAACGATTAGCTAGACTTCATTTTGAGTTAGGTCAAAAACAAGAAATAGGTGGAGATCAATCGGATCTTCGTCATTCGAGTACTAATATGCGGAATTTATTGCAACGTCTCCAACAGCTTAGTGTTTGTATCGAAAAATTACACAGTAaatga